The proteins below are encoded in one region of Elusimicrobiota bacterium:
- a CDS encoding PorV/PorQ family protein — MFREILERKSLREPMSIGSWQSLVLFIAFTTSYFLLPTSCLYAGSGTSGARILNQTVSARTVGMGEAFVAVCDDTNALYYNPAGLVNIEGNEIASMYLKGRVDENYGLVGWVGTPSNGIGSFGASFLYYDGGNFEWNNLDGTSRNVKAQQDIVGTIGYGKEIFNNFSLGLTAKYLSSKLVETYSGTAYAVDFGILYYTTVDGLSTGLAVQNVGTKLKYIEQGDALPMNIRLGIAYNKTVLQNHSFLIAIDTVKPNESNIRENIGIEYSFKETVFLRFGYKVGYDIDKVTLGAGFQMKGLKVDYGIGLVETLNPNQRVSIGYSFGSE; from the coding sequence ATGTTTAGAGAAATTTTAGAAAGGAAGTCATTGCGAGAGCCGATGTCAATTGGCTCGTGGCAATCTCTGGTTTTATTTATTGCCTTTACCACTTCCTACTTCCTACTCCCTACTTCCTGTCTTTATGCTGGTTCTGGTACCTCCGGTGCAAGGATTTTAAATCAGACAGTAAGTGCCAGAACTGTAGGTATGGGTGAAGCGTTTGTTGCTGTATGTGATGACACAAATGCACTTTATTATAACCCGGCAGGTTTGGTAAATATAGAAGGTAATGAAATAGCGAGTATGTATTTAAAAGGCAGAGTAGATGAAAATTACGGTTTAGTTGGATGGGTAGGAACGCCATCAAATGGAATAGGCAGTTTTGGAGCAAGTTTTCTTTATTATGATGGTGGTAATTTTGAATGGAATAATCTTGATGGTACTTCAAGGAATGTTAAAGCACAGCAGGATATAGTTGGAACAATAGGTTATGGCAAAGAAATTTTCAATAATTTTTCATTAGGGTTAACTGCAAAGTATCTTTCATCCAAACTTGTAGAAACATATTCAGGGACTGCATATGCAGTGGATTTTGGTATTTTATATTATACAACCGTTGATGGACTTTCAACAGGACTTGCTGTTCAAAATGTAGGGACAAAACTGAAGTACATTGAACAGGGAGACGCACTTCCTATGAACATAAGGTTAGGAATAGCATATAATAAAACGGTATTACAAAATCACAGTTTTTTGATTGCCATTGACACAGTTAAACCAAATGAAAGTAATATAAGGGAAAACATTGGTATTGAGTATAGTTTCAAAGAAACAGTATTTCTGCGATTTGGCTATAAAGTAGGATATGATATTGATAAGGTTACTCTTGGCGCAGGTTTCCAAATGAAAGGATTAAAAGTTGATTATGGGATTGGTTTGGTTGAAACACTTAACCCAAACCAAAGAGTATCAATTGGTTATAGTTTTGGAAGCGAGTGA